The DNA window CTTACGAAGCGTACGGGTACTGAGCATGCCAAAGACCCGTGTGGGCATTACGAGTTCATTACAACGCACATACCGGGGGATTCAGCCGAGCCCCTCCCCGCAAGTCATGCCCCGCAGGGCACGTGATCGGGTCACATCGGTGTGAGCGACACCCCGTCCCGGTGCAACGACGCGGCGGCGGACGCCCGGAGGGCCCGGACCCTGTGGGGTCCGGGCCCTCAGGACCGGATTTGCGTGCGGTTGGCTTTCCCGTGTCGTGGGCCCGCCGGGGGTGAACGGTGCGGCCCGGGGCTGGGCGCACCGCAGCGGAGCCACGTACGGGTCGGTGCCAGGCCGGCTCAGAAGTCGTCGGCACCGTTGCGCAGCTCGTACGTCCAGTAACCGGTCTTCGCAACCGCGTCGTTGACCGCGATGCCGCCGTTGGGCGCGGTGACGTTCTTGCTGCCCTCGGCGGGGCCGTCGGCGGCGAAGAGGTTCACGTAGAAGGAGGTCACCGCGTGGTTCGTCTCGTCGACGCCGCCCTGGTTGATGCGTACGGCCGCGTAGGCGGGGGCGCCTGCGTTCAGCACGATGGGGGCGCCGGGCTTGCTCTTGGCAACGGCCGGGACGTCCTTCGCCGTCTGCGGTACGTCGCCGAACGCGATCAGCGGGTACTGGAGCAGCGTGCAGGCGTGGCCCGAGACGTTGGTCGCGGTCAGCGTGATGTGCGTGGTGGGCACGCCGCCCTGCTTGGCCGCCGAGATCCTGACGTCGTTGACACCGCAGGCCGGCGCGTTGGCCGCGGGCTTCTTGTTGGCTCCGGCCTGCGTGGCGGAACCCGTGGAGCCGGAGGTGCCCGTGCCCGTGGTACCCGTGCCAGAGGTGACGGAGCCCGACGTACCCGAACCGGACGTACCCGAACCGGAGGTGCCCGAACCGGAGGTGCCTGCGCCCGACTCGCCGCCGGCGGCCGTGTCCTTCTTCCCGGCACCCTCGCCGAGGGACTTCGAGACCGAGGCCGACCCGGTGGCCGCCTTGTCCTTGGCCCCGTCGTCACCGCAGGCGGTGAGCGTCAGGCTGAGCGCGGCTACGGCGGTCGTGGCGAGTACGGCAGGGCGGCTGATGAAAGTACGCATGTGGG is part of the Streptomyces agglomeratus genome and encodes:
- a CDS encoding DUF4232 domain-containing protein, which encodes MRTFISRPAVLATTAVAALSLTLTACGDDGAKDKAATGSASVSKSLGEGAGKKDTAAGGESGAGTSGSGTSGSGTSGSGTSGSVTSGTGTTGTGTSGSTGSATQAGANKKPAANAPACGVNDVRISAAKQGGVPTTHITLTATNVSGHACTLLQYPLIAFGDVPQTAKDVPAVAKSKPGAPIVLNAGAPAYAAVRINQGGVDETNHAVTSFYVNLFAADGPAEGSKNVTAPNGGIAVNDAVAKTGYWTYELRNGADDF